A region of the Fibrobacterota bacterium genome:
CGGAAACCGCCAACACATAGACCAGTGGGCTTTTGAATTGACGGAGGGCGATGCGCCACAGGGGGACGGGCGGCTTTTGCGGCAGGAGGTTTTCGCCCGCGACGGCTAGGCGCCGGGCGGCTTCGGCTTCCGTCAATCCGGTATCGGAGGACCCGGCGGCGGATAAAGCATCGGCGGCGCTAAGGGTGTGCCAAGGTCGCTCCTGCAGCCAAGCGGGAACGGGGATATCGATATCCGCGATGGAGCCATTGATCTTGTGCATGCGATTTGATCCCGTAATGGCTGCAAAAGATAGGCCCTATCTCAGCAAGGGACCACCTCCACGGAGCAGGGCGCGTGGGAAGCCACGGCGGCGGATACGCTGCCTAATAAGATACGGTTGAAGCCGGAAAGGCCGCGCCGGCCCAGGAAGATGCAATCGGCATGAAAGGCTTCGGCCTCGGCGAGGATCACCGCGCGGGCGTCCCCTTCCTGGATCTCCCATTCCGCGGCTAGCCCTGCTTTGGCCAAACGAGCCACCGCCGTATCGAGAAGTTTTTCCATCCCGGCCCAAGATCCCTTCGTGGCTTTCCCAACGGCCTTGCCGAATTCTGCCGCTTCCAGGGCTTCCGACCACGGATCGGAAGGCTTGGCGGCGATCAGGCGGATGCGGACGCCCGTGGGCCAGGCGCGGCGGGCGATCGCGTCCAAGGCATGACGGGAGTCGAGAGAGCCGTCCACGGCTGCCAGGATGCGCGGCGCGATAGCATGGGTTTCCGGGCGGGGATTGCAAAGCCGCACGCCTACGTGCGCATGGGTCAATACTTTCTCCGCGGTGCTCCCCAAGAAGGTCCGGCCAAGCCAACTCCAGCCATGGCTGCCCATGACGATCAGCCCGGCTTTCCAGGCCTCGGCTTTATCCAGGATCGCTTGCGCGGGAGTCCCCAGCGCGGTTTCGACCGACACCCGCCAGCGAGGGAATTTCGCTTCGAGGAGGTATGCCGCATGCTCCCCGCGATCCTTGGCCTGTTCGATCTGCTCAGGGGACGGCTCGACGGATACATAAGCGCCAGCCAGCCAACCGGTTCCCGTCGGGTCGACCGCGAAGGCTTCCGCCGGGGCGGACGGCGGTATGGCGACCACGACCCTGGCCTCCGCTTCGGCGGGCAATCCCGCCATTTCCAAGTCCCGTAAGGCCGCATCCGCGGCCGAGGATCCGTCATATCCGATTAGGAGCTTCATGTTTTCCTCCCCCGATATGATAGGAGAATGCAAAGCACATGCCACGGTCGCGAAGGCGCTAATGCCATCGCATCGAATGGGAATGCCTATGCGCCCAACATGGCCCTCTTGATCTACGACTATCTGTCACAACACGGACAGATTTACATCCCGCCTTTCCGGAGCAGGTTGGCGGCGGAAGGGCTATTTTAATGTTGGCATCGGAAAGGACTTTCCATGGACGGAATCAAGGAATGGGCCTATCCCTCGACCCGGGTTGGGGACGCCATCAAGTTCAGGCCCGCATGCCTGGAGTTGATGTATCGGCTTGGCTGCGATCCATGGGCCGAAAGCGATACCACCTTGGGGGAACTCGGCCTCCGCTGCGGTCAGGGAACCCAGGAACTGGTCCAAGAACTATCGTCCTTACCCGTGCCGGATCGGAACAGTCCGTGGGAAGAACTGCCCGCGTATTCCTTGATCGATTATCTGACGAACGAACACCGCTCTATCCTGCATTCGGATCTGCCGGCCTTGCGCTCCATCCTGGATATGCCCTTCGAAGAAGCTTCGGGCGGGAGCTTGTTCTGGGTCTTGTTGGATTCCTTCCATCGGTTCACGGATAGCCTGCGGACCCATATCCAGGAGGAAGAGGATTACCTCTTCCCCGCCATCCTGAAAAACGAACATGCCCTCAACCAGGGCGGACCGGAGCATAGGATTAAGTCCATCGCCGGCGATATCCTCGCGTCCCCGTCCGTCATCCGCGGCGAAGAACGTTTGGATGCGGCTTTGGACGATTGGACCCGTGCGATCGGGGAACACCAGGGAATCGGCGAGCGGCCTAAGCTGGCGGAATTGGCGGCGCGGGCGATGCAGGACTTGGAGAAGAAACTGCGCGCCCACGGGAACCTGGAGAAGAAAGCGCTTTATCCGATCGCGGCGCGGATCGAAAAGGAACTCGCGCTCGCGAAGGAGTCATAGTTGCGCGATTCCCATCGCTTCGCGGACCCCCGCTTAGATCGCGTCATTGCCGCTAGCATGATGGGGGTACGTGGCGGGGCGAAAAACCCCGACACGCCGGGATCCCCCGCCCCCTTAGAGGATTAGTCAAACGGACTAGTTCGTGGAGGCCCAGGCCGTCCCGTCATACGTAACGACCCAGGGTTTGCCGGTAGTGTAATCAACCGAAATGCGGACCCCGCCGCCGTTCGTGAGCTTCCAGGTGTTGGTGCCCGTGAGATGGTACACCTTTTTATTCCCGTAAGAGCTATAGGGCTCGTTGCTCACGACGTAAACCGAGCCTAAGGTCCCGCCGATACCGATGTCGACGCCTTTAAGGCCTTGCGCCTGGGTGAAGTTACCGGTATCGTTCATGAACCAGATATCCCCTGCGCTGTTCACTACCCAGGGAAGTCCGGTGGGATCCACATCAATCCGTACTCCGCCTCCGTTGACCGCTGCATTCCAAGAGGAACCGTTCCACTTGCTGATTTTGTAGTCCGAGGTACCGATCGGGTTGACCTCGATTCGCCAAACCGTTCCGTTCGCACCGATGCCGATGTCCCGGCCTTTGCCGCGGTAGGTCCAACTCGTGCCGTTAGAGGAGTAGATGTCGTTCGATTGGGTCACGGTCCACGGGTGCCCTCTGGGATCCACGTCGATTTGTACGCCATCCATCTCCCCCCTGTCCAATCCCGGGTAAAGTTGGGGTCGCCCGGACCGTTTCACCACCAGAGCGGATACCGTCCGCTGCTGCTTCCGCCAGTCATCCATACCCCTTGCTGGACTCTCTGTCCGCACCCGATGTCTATCGACGGATTCTCGCCCACGACATTGGACCAATTCAGCACCTCGGTCCCCGGAGCGATGGTGGCCGCGGTGGCGAGGGTATTCGTGCCGGAAACCGGTTTGGATTCGGCCGCGGATTCGGGGTCCTGCGCGAGGCACCCGCCGAATAAGAGGCCTGTTCCTTTATGGTAATTCAGCCTGCGCCAGGGTCAGACCCGCTCGCCTTCGAACAAAGGCTCCACGGGCGCATCGCGGCGCCGCGCGCGGAGATCGCGCACCATCTCGGCGCTTCGCGCTCCCTCATCTTGCGCCTCCAGGGAAATGCCCAATTCCTTCCCGACCGCCCGGCGCACGGTGATGAAAAGCATTTCCGCTCCCAGGACGTCCATGAATGCGGGCGGATCCAACGGGAGGTATTTCCTCTCCTGGAATAGCGCGCGCAACTCGGGCGGATAATCGGGGCCTCCGGCGCGTTCGATGTACTCGGGATTCTTCACCGTCACGATGAAGCTGGCTTCTTCCTCGATCCCCAGTTCGCGTTGCAAGGGCCCGGCCCGATCGGGATGCTTGAGTACGTAAGCCAAATGGACATGATCGCCGTGCCGCGCGAGCGCGTAAATGCCGTCCCCGGCCGGACGCGCGGGGGGAAGCGCGGGCGCGCCGGGCGGCGAACCGGGGGGCTTGAACGCGCCCAAGGCGGTACGTAGGTCGACGGGAGTATCCAGCAAGCCGTCCACGCGCGCCCACATGCGTTCGCCCCCGCGGCCGGGCGCGCCGGTTTTAAGCGGAGGCGGGAGGCGCCGCTTGCCCAGGCTCAGCAATCGGCATCGCCGTTGACGTACGGGATGCAGCACCGGGAAGAAGCTCTCCAGTTCTTCGCCGTCTGGAGCCATGGGCGCGTCCCACCCGGGACGATGGAAAAAGAAGATATCGCCCTGCTCCAGTATTTCGGCCGGCCCGCCGGGCCTTGAAGGTCGTGAGGACATGGCTCTCTATTTGGGAAAATAGCGTTCCTATGCCATGGGTGTGGAAAATAATCCCGACCCCCAGGTCTTCCCAACCCGGGGCCGGACCCTTGCTACTAACCGAGCCGGGGTAAGGGGCTACATGCGATATTTCCATTTCCTATTGGCCGCGGCGCTGCTTCCGCGCGCGGCTCCGGCCCAATCTTTGAAGACCGAAGACTACCGCAAGGCTTTGTGGATGGCGACCCGCTTCTACGGCGCCCAACGTTCGGGCGCGGGCCCCAACTGGCTGATCATGGACCACGATTCCGGTAAGGATTTCGTCAACGATGCCGACGGCGATTACAACCTGTCCGGGGGATGGCACGATTGCGGGGATCACGTCAAATACGGCCAGACCCAGTTCTACAGCGGTTACCTGCTGCTGAAAGCCTATTCGGAATTCCCCCAGGGCTTCGACGACGACTATAGCCCGGATTACGCGGGCTACAAGCAGAGCGGCGATTTCACCTGGGAAGGCCATAAAGGCGGGCCCAACGGCATCCCCGACATCCTGGACGAGGTCAAGTACGCCACCGATTACTTCATCAAGTGCGCGCGCAGCGAGTCGATCTTCTACCATCAGGTGGGGGACGGCAACCTGGATCATAAGCATTGGATCACTTCGGTGAAGATGGCGACCTTGGGCGCGCAGGACGGGGGCCAGCCGCGCAAGGCCTTCAAGAATCCCGCCGACGCATCCATGCCCTCGTTCTGCGCGGCCGCCTTGGCCGTGATGTCCCGAGTCTACCGCAAGTTCGACGGGGCCTACGCGGATCTCTGCCTGCAACATGCGCGTTTCGCCTTCGCGTACGCCAAGGCCAACCCCGGCACCATCGCGACGCCGGACGGAAGCTTCTACCCCGCCAACGCCCGTTGGCAGGACGATTACGCCGCGGCGGCCGCGGAGTTGTACCGGACCACGGGGGAAGCCTCATTCCTCGATGAGGCCAAGGCGAAAGCCCCCAGCGTGGCCGACCACAACTATACCTTGTGCTACAACAACAACGATGATCTGGCCGCCTACGACCTAGCGCAGCAAGGCGTTACGGACAAGGCCGCGCTGGTGCAGAAGCTGGCCGATCGCTATAAGGGCAGCGTGAACGGGGCCGGGGTGGGAACCATCGGCGATTCCTGGGGGCGGTTGCGCTTCCCGATGAACCAGGCTTTCGTGACCGGGCTGGCGGGCAAGTTGAAGAACGCCACCGCCGTCGACCCCTTCGCCTGGAAGAACATCGATTACGTGCTGGGATCGAATTCGGCGGGATTGTCCTTCCTCGTAGGCTTCGGCGCCAAAAGCGCCCAGCATCCCCACCATCGCAACGTTTACCTGTCCGACGACGATACCGGGCCGGATAAGGCGCCGCCCATTCCCGAACGGAACCGGCAGTTCGGCGTCATGGTGGGCGGAACCCTGGACCCGTCCCAGTTCCAGGACCAGACCGGAAGCTACCAGTTCACCGAAGGCTGCATCGATTACAACGCCGGCCTGGTCGCGGCGCTGGGGTACGTATTGGCGCTGACCGCGCCCGTGGACACGGGGAAGTTCACGGGGCACGGTTCCGCCATACGGCCCCGGCGCGGGCGCGTGGAGATGCACCCCGTGGACGATGCTTTCGGCATCGATGCCCTGGGGCGCCTACGGCCGGAGCGGGCGGGCATGGACCCGATGGGATGGGCGATTCCGGCGAAACCCGGTTTCTAGCCTCAGAGCCCCTTTCCATGGGGCGGCCGGCCTTTGCGGATCCGGACGACATTGATAGATATTGAGGGCATGCCGGAACCTGGAAACGGAAAATCGGATTCGGAATCCGGGGAACTGGAAGAGATCGGGCATCTGCTCCTGGACGTCGGCTCGAAGTTGATGGTTTCCGGGGCGAGCACGGAACGGGTCCGGGTCACCGTCGATCGGATGGCGGACGCGTTCGGTTGCGATGTCGAGCTGTTCATCACCCACCGCGCGCTAAGCATGACCATAAAAAATACCGCTTCCCGGCTTTCCTACAGCAGCATCCTCAGGACACCGCCGCATGCCGTTAATTACGGCTTGGTTTCCGCGATCAGCATCCTTAGTTGGCGCACGGTCGAGGAAAAATGGAGCGCGGAAAAAACCAGGACCGAGCTGGCGCGAATGGAGACGAAGCCCGGATATCCCCGCTTATTGGTGCTTTCCCTGGTGGGCTTGGCCGGCGCATCCTTCTGCCGCATATTCGGCGGCGATGGGATGGAAATGGCCAACACCTTTTTCGCCACTTTCTTCGGCTTATTCGTTTTGCAGGAAGCGCGAAAGGCACGGTTCAATCCTTACCTCTGCGTGCTTTTCGCATCCATTTCGGCTTCGCTGGTGCCGCGTCCGTCCTTTTCCTGATCCCGGGAATCCCTCTTATCAATGCCTTGACGGACATGATCGACGGGAATGTCCTCAACGGCTGGGTGCGGGGAATCCACGCGTTTATCACCATATTCATGGTAGCCGTAGGCTTATTGTTCGCCATGCTGATATACAGGATTTGAAACCATGATCCCTTACAACGCCTTGGAGTTGGCGGTATGGTGCGGATTCGCGGGCCTCGGATTCGGGGTTCTTTTCAACGTCCCTCCGCGGTCGTTACTGGTCATCTGGTTTCTCGCCGCGCTGGGGGGATTCACCAAAAACATTTTGACGCATATGGGCGTCGATCTGATCCTGGCGTCCTTGGCGGGGGCGACCCTGATCGGGGTCTTGAGTATTTTCGCAGCCCATCAGAAACATGCGCCCCCATTGGTCTTTTCCATACCGGCGTTGATTCCCATGGTGCCCGGGGTATTCGGATTCCGCACCATGCTGGGCGTGATCAAGCTTTCCAGTTCGGTCAGCCAGGAAGGATATTCCCTGATCCTGTTCCAAGCCATCAACAACGGAATCAAGACCGCCTTGATCACGTTAAGCTTGGCCGTGGGCGCGTCCATCCCCATGTTGCTGACGAGGAAAACCTCGGCGAAGGATTTGAATTTCTCGTTGCGCCGGAAGTAGGGAAAGGGCCGGTCCCGTTGAGAAGGGACCGGCCGAATTCATCTCGAATCCCTGTTGCTGCTACTCGTTATAAACGTAGAAGGGTCCTTGCGCGGTGGTTCCGGAAGCGTCGTTGTCGATCAGGACCATGTTAAACTGATCATTCGATTCCCACGGCGAAATCCCGAATGGCAAGGCGAAGACCCTGCTATTGATGGTGCCGATGGACGCGTCCCCATTGGCCATGCCGCTCGACGCTGTATTCTTGAAGACATAGAGGTGGGTATTGCCCGCGCCGGGATCGCTCATCGCTTGGAAATCATTACCCGCAACCCGCCGGAATACGGCGCCCCCGAGAGGCGTGGGATTACTGAAACGGTAGAACGCTTGGCAGGAGGGACAGCCGGGGTTGGTCAAGTCGAAAGATAGATCGACCTTGCCGCCGACGTTGCTGTTGGCATAAGGCAATACGAGCCACATATAATAGCCGACCTCGTTCGAAGAGAAGGTGTGCGACAAATAGGAGTTCCGGCCTCCGCCGCCGTCATCGTTCATGTCGACGATACGGAAGCCCTGCTGCCCCCGGTTATTGATCGTCCCATTCGAAATGAAGGCCTGATCATTGAATTGGATCAGGAACACCACGGGATCGGCCGAATTGAACGTGCCGGTATTCGAGACGTCCGCGCGTAGCGTCGCCACCGCGTGAGCGGTCGCCTTGAATACCAACTTGGAAACCGCGGTTGCGGTGTAACTGGTTTGGAAAGTCAAGGTTCCCGCGACCTTGGCCGCGGCTTGGGCCCCTGCCGTAGGAGCTGCCGGATTGACGACGGAAGCCGCAGGCGAAGACCCGGAGAAACGGGCATTCAATTTCGAGAGCTCTTGATCGTAATCAGCCGGAGCGCTGGCCTTGAGCTTGAGAACCGCGGCCGTGTATTGCTTTTGGGAAGAGGAGGCCTCGGGGCCGGGTTCAACGGTTTGGCATCCGGAAAATGCCAGAGGTAACAGGGTGGAGAGGGCTAGGCCATAGGCCAGGGATAGGCGGTTGTTCGGATTCATTTTCTTCCTTTCAAGAACGGGCGTCGGTGACGCTAAACTAGGATGCCTGAAAGGCCGGATTTGTTCCGGGTATTCCCGGAAGGTTTTTAGCTTCCCCTGATGGCCTCCGCCTTCTCCCATGCCTTGGCAGCCGTCGCCTTGGGTTCCATCTTCCGTTGGGATAAGCCTCCTCTGAAATTCTGGTCGTGCGGGATCGCCTGCGCCGTCCTTCCCGACTTGGATAGCCTGGATTTCGCCTTGGGCGTTCCTTACGGATCGATGTTCGGCCACCGCGGATTCACCCACTCGCTTTGTTTCGCGCTCTTGTTGGGAATCCTGACGACCCTCCTGTTTTTCCGGGATGAACTCCGCCAAGGTCGCGGAATCCGCGTTTGCCTTTACCTGTTTTTATCGACCGCCTCTCATGGGGTGTTGGATGCCCTGACCAATGGCGGGTTGGGCGTGGCGTTCTTTTCCCCTTTCAATACGACCCGATATTTTTTCCCCTTCCACCCGGTACAGGTTTCCCCGATAAACGCCCTTCGCTTCCTGCGGGGCGGGGGCTGGGCGGTCATGGCAAGCGAATGGAAGTGGCTGATGCTGCCGTTGCTGGCTTTGATCCTGGGCGCGGAAGGGTCGCGGCGCGCCCTAAAGCGGACCCTGGCAGGATCCCCGGAAGCCGGATAAGTCCGAATCGACCCGTAGCCGGGCCGAAAATCAACCCTCGCGGATCACGTCCACTTCGACCTTTAGCTTTTGCGTGCCGCCGCCATAGAGAACGCCGCGTAGCGGACTGACGTCGGAGAAGTCCCGGCCCCAGGCCAAGGTGATATGCTGCGGACCGGGCATGAGCAGATTGGTGGGGTCGTAGTCGATCCAGCCCGCATCCGGGACGTAGAGGGAGACCCAGGCATGGGTCGCGTCGGCCCCGATCAGTTTCGGCTTCCCCGACTTGGGCATGGTTTCGATGTAACCGCTCACGTAACGGGCCGCCAGACCCAGGCTGCGCAGGCACCCGAGCATCAGATGGGAGAAGTCCTGGCAGACGCCGCAGCGGATCTGGAACACCATCTCGAGGGTGGTCTTGAGCCCGGTGGCCCCGGGCAGGAAACGGAAGTCCCGATGGATGCGGCGCATCAGTTGGAAAGCGCCTTCGGCCGCCGGGCGCCCGGGCGGGAAAGCCGCCGCCGCGTATTCCCGCAGCTCGGGGAAAGGCTTGACCATCGGGGAATCGAGGGTGAATTGCAATGCGTCCTGGGATTCCGGGGAAGCCGCCTCCCGTAACGCGTGCGCTACCTCCTCCCAGGGAGGCGAATCCGGGGGGCCTTCCCGGCCGGACCAGGAGACGTCCACCCGGCTATGGGTGGTGATCTCGAAGCGCTCGTGTGCCCCGGCCGCCTTGAAAATCGCCGTGGGGTTCCCGAAAAAATCGGATTCTTCGCGTACGTCCTCCAGGCGCGGCTCCGATTCGAGCGCGAAGTGGGTCACGCGTTGGCCGGCCAATTCGCGCGGGCGCAAACGGGCCAGGTTGACGCTAAGCTCCACGGGTTCGGAGTAGACGTAAATGGTGCGATGGCGGACGGCATAGATCGGCATATCAGCCCCATTCCCGCAAGGCTTGCGGCAGCGGTATCGCCTGGAAGAATTCGCGCGCCAGGGCATCGGAGACCCGTCCCAGCCCGGCTTCCAGGCTCCGTAGCAAATGCTCGAAGCCTTCGTTCCCGGCCGGGGACAGGATGCCGCCGTTGGCCTCGGATTCGAAGAGCCGCGCCTGCGTGAGGGCCTTGAGGACCGCCTTGCGGCAAGCCGGCAGGAGCAGGGTGCCTCCGGGGGGCAGATGCCCGAGTTCCTCGTGGAAACCTGCCAATTGGAACGCCACCGAACGGGGATTGGCCTCGTCCGCCAGGAGCAATTCGGCGGCGGGCCCCGCCTGGGGCGCCCGGGGGTAACGTTGGCGATACGTCAGCGCGCCGTCCTGGCAGGCCAGCAAGGTTTCGATCAGGCCCTCGCCAGGCCTTGCCACCCCGCTCAAGCCGGCATCCAACATGCGAACGACGCATAAGGCGCGCTCCAGGGAGCGGCCCAACCCTAAAAAGCGACGCACCGGGCCCAAGGCCAGGCCGTCTGCTTGCAGCCCCGCCAATCCGCCCAGATGCAAGATGGCTTGATCGAGCCAAGGCAAGGTCCCGCCCGCTTCCCGCGGCGGCATCAAGGAGTTGATCGCGCGCCAACTATCGTCCGGAAGCAAGTCGCGCACGGCCCGCGCGGCCCGGCGCACGGCCGCCCGGTTGAAAGCCGGCGATCCCATGCCGTGCTCGTCGTCGAGGGAAGCCTCCAGCGCCGCTTCCAGGGAGCCCGCGTCTTCTGAGGCGGCGAAGTTCGGCTGGTAGGCTTGGAGCAGACGGAGCCAATGGGGGCCGGGGGGCCCGGCCTCGGAGCGCCCGGCCATCAGGGCTTCGCGCCAAAGGCGCAATTGGGATCCCAAGCGCTCCTGATAGCGCCCCAGCCAATACAGGTTTTCTGACGCATATCCGGGCAAGGCCCCATGCGGACGGATCGAACGCGCGGGAGCCGCCTCCATCGCTTGCATGTCCTCCGGGACGACCATGGCTTCGACCGGGGCCGGTTCGGGCCCGGACCCCGCGGCTTCGAGAGGAGGCGCGGCCCAAGGCAAGGGCTCGGAAGC
Encoded here:
- a CDS encoding threonine/serine exporter family protein, whose translation is MIPYNALELAVWCGFAGLGFGVLFNVPPRSLLVIWFLAALGGFTKNILTHMGVDLILASLAGATLIGVLSIFAAHQKHAPPLVFSIPALIPMVPGVFGFRTMLGVIKLSSSVSQEGYSLILFQAINNGIKTALITLSLAVGASIPMLLTRKTSAKDLNFSLRRK
- a CDS encoding glycoside hydrolase family 9 protein; the encoded protein is MRYFHFLLAAALLPRAAPAQSLKTEDYRKALWMATRFYGAQRSGAGPNWLIMDHDSGKDFVNDADGDYNLSGGWHDCGDHVKYGQTQFYSGYLLLKAYSEFPQGFDDDYSPDYAGYKQSGDFTWEGHKGGPNGIPDILDEVKYATDYFIKCARSESIFYHQVGDGNLDHKHWITSVKMATLGAQDGGQPRKAFKNPADASMPSFCAAALAVMSRVYRKFDGAYADLCLQHARFAFAYAKANPGTIATPDGSFYPANARWQDDYAAAAAELYRTTGEASFLDEAKAKAPSVADHNYTLCYNNNDDLAAYDLAQQGVTDKAALVQKLADRYKGSVNGAGVGTIGDSWGRLRFPMNQAFVTGLAGKLKNATAVDPFAWKNIDYVLGSNSAGLSFLVGFGAKSAQHPHHRNVYLSDDDTGPDKAPPIPERNRQFGVMVGGTLDPSQFQDQTGSYQFTEGCIDYNAGLVAALGYVLALTAPVDTGKFTGHGSAIRPRRGRVEMHPVDDAFGIDALGRLRPERAGMDPMGWAIPAKPGF
- a CDS encoding hemerythrin domain-containing protein; the protein is MDGIKEWAYPSTRVGDAIKFRPACLELMYRLGCDPWAESDTTLGELGLRCGQGTQELVQELSSLPVPDRNSPWEELPAYSLIDYLTNEHRSILHSDLPALRSILDMPFEEASGGSLFWVLLDSFHRFTDSLRTHIQEEEDYLFPAILKNEHALNQGGPEHRIKSIAGDILASPSVIRGEERLDAALDDWTRAIGEHQGIGERPKLAELAARAMQDLEKKLRAHGNLEKKALYPIAARIEKELALAKES
- a CDS encoding metal-dependent hydrolase, whose amino-acid sequence is MASAFSHALAAVALGSIFRWDKPPLKFWSCGIACAVLPDLDSLDFALGVPYGSMFGHRGFTHSLCFALLLGILTTLLFFRDELRQGRGIRVCLYLFLSTASHGVLDALTNGGLGVAFFSPFNTTRYFFPFHPVQVSPINALRFLRGGGWAVMASEWKWLMLPLLALILGAEGSRRALKRTLAGSPEAG
- a CDS encoding transglutaminase family protein, yielding MPIYAVRHRTIYVYSEPVELSVNLARLRPRELAGQRVTHFALESEPRLEDVREESDFFGNPTAIFKAAGAHERFEITTHSRVDVSWSGREGPPDSPPWEEVAHALREAASPESQDALQFTLDSPMVKPFPELREYAAAAFPPGRPAAEGAFQLMRRIHRDFRFLPGATGLKTTLEMVFQIRCGVCQDFSHLMLGCLRSLGLAARYVSGYIETMPKSGKPKLIGADATHAWVSLYVPDAGWIDYDPTNLLMPGPQHITLAWGRDFSDVSPLRGVLYGGGTQKLKVEVDVIREG
- a CDS encoding universal stress protein encodes the protein MKLLIGYDGSSAADAALRDLEMAGLPAEAEARVVVAIPPSAPAEAFAVDPTGTGWLAGAYVSVEPSPEQIEQAKDRGEHAAYLLEAKFPRWRVSVETALGTPAQAILDKAEAWKAGLIVMGSHGWSWLGRTFLGSTAEKVLTHAHVGVRLCNPRPETHAIAPRILAAVDGSLDSRHALDAIARRAWPTGVRIRLIAAKPSDPWSEALEAAEFGKAVGKATKGSWAGMEKLLDTAVARLAKAGLAAEWEIQEGDARAVILAEAEAFHADCIFLGRRGLSGFNRILLGSVSAAVASHAPCSVEVVPC